One Dioscorea cayenensis subsp. rotundata cultivar TDr96_F1 chromosome 19, TDr96_F1_v2_PseudoChromosome.rev07_lg8_w22 25.fasta, whole genome shotgun sequence genomic window, cccctatatatatatccctcTCTCACAACAGTTCTAACCACCTCTTTTTATTCCCTATTTTAAATGCCAAGTCGCCACGTAAATCTCTCTTACTATATTACCAATTCACCATTAATGGTAACACTCAGGGTTATATAAGATGTAAAAGGGGCCTGAGGCAAGGTGATCCCTTATCTCCCTTGCTCTGTGCCATTGCTGCTGATGTCCTGAGTGCAATGTTCTCTCATGTGCTTAGATCCAAAGTTCTTGTGGATGTCCCTCTGAATCAGTCGGTTAACATTTGTCATTTTCAATACGCTGATGATCTTCTCATCTTTTCGGCTGATGGACAAGATGATCTTCACATTATCAAACTTATACTCTACCTTTTCGAGGGGTCATCTGGCTTGTCCATTAACTTTTCGAAAAGCTGGTTATATTCTACAAACTTTGGATTCCAACCTCATCAATCCTCAGCCAGAAACCTAAACTGTTCCAGAAACTGCCTTCCTATCACTTACTTAGGGATTCCACTTTCTGGTCGACGTCCAAAACGTTCTGACTGGGTTAAGCTTACTAGTATGGTTTGCTCCAGACTCTCACCTTGGAAAGCAAAATACTTATCCCTTGGGGGTCGTCTTACCCTCATCAACTCTGTTCTTTCCATTGTCCCAGTCTACTGGATATCGGTTTTCAAACTTCCTAATTGggtaatcaaagaaattgataaaattcgaAGAGACTTCCTTTGCAAAGGTCCTGACCTGGGTCCTAAAGGAATCAGATTAATTGCTTGGGACAGGATCACTATACCTTGAGAAATGGGTGGTTGGGGAATTCTCAACCTTAAGGAATTCAATGTTGCTTTGcttgggaaatggtggtggaaattatcctGTAATCCTAACAGCTGCTTGGCTAAAATCCTTCATTCTAACTATTCTCCCAATGACCCAAATGGAATATTACTTCACCCTCCACCtagaaataaatccttcttttgTGCAGGAGTGACCCCCATCCTTCCTGTTTTCAGTTCTTGTCTTATCAAAACAATAAGAAGTGGCTCTAACACCTCTCTTTGGTTTGATCGCTGGCATGCTGGAACCTTTCTCAAAGATCTTTGGCCGGCAATCTTTTCCCAATGCACTTTTCCTTGGATCACAATCAGGCAATTTCACCAACATCTTAACTATCCGGATACTCTTTTCTCCACATGTTCTCATTTACGTTATCCTCTCTTTTAGAAATTATCTCTGATTGCTATTCTAATCGTGACGACATTTCCTACTGGGCTTcagaaaaatgtgaaaaattcaCACTCAAATCATTCTACAAATTCCTTATTGACAGTGGTCTGCGAAGCTCGCATTACTCTACTTTCTGGAAAATTCGTTGCCCTAGTAAATACTCTTGCAAATCTGTACAAGAAAAGGTGTATCACCAACAACATTTCTGATACATGTGTACTTTGTCACAACGCTACAGAAAGCTTGGATCACCTTCTTCTCAACTACGAATTTTCCAAACGCATCtgcgtgttttttttttcccaatcttTAGATCTCAATACTCTCCCCCAGTCAATTCCTTCACTTTGGACGATCTGGTTACCATTTTTCAATCCTCAACTCCGACCACTTTGGGACCTAATTTCCCGAGCTATTCTTTGGAATATTTGGATAGCAAGAAACTCTCGTATTTTTCAACTGAATGCTTTACCGATTtacaacataatttttaaatctcttaatatgcttctttcttggcTCTCTACAGCTGCTGATAGACACTAGCAATCCTTCAATGAAGCTTCCCAGAAAATTAAGCGTTCACTCAACTTCCTTAGCACAAGAGTATCTAGCTCTGCTGGCGACCAAGACTTCAATGCTGCTGAGTAGTAAGTGTTCCGGACGTCTGCCTAAGTAGGCCTGAGGTGCCAGACGGCATCTTCCGCCCACTTAGCCTCCTTTCTCCtgcttgtttttctttcttttgttaataaatTTGTTGTTTATCCAAatttacctatatatatatatatatatataaaagttcatattttaaattatttttgtctaCTAGTCTAGACTACACACACgcacatatctatatatatatatatatatataacaagctCTATCAAGATATCAAAACCATGCTATTCATCAAGAAAGATATCA contains:
- the LOC120249345 gene encoding uncharacterized protein LOC120249345; the protein is MFSHVLRSKVLVDVPLNQSVNICHFQYADDLLIFSADGQDDLHIIKLILYLFEGSSGLSINFSKSWLYSTNFGFQPHQSSARNLNCSRNCLPITYLGIPLSGRRPKRSDWVKLTSMVCSRLSPWKAKYLSLGGRLTLINSVLSIVPVYWISVFKLPNWVIKEIDKIRRDFLCKGPDLGPKGIRLIAWDRITIP